Sequence from the Agelaius phoeniceus isolate bAgePho1 unplaced genomic scaffold, bAgePho1.hap1 Scaffold_287, whole genome shotgun sequence genome:
GGTCCCCCTgccccccctgtgccccctcctccccccgcTGGCCGCGGCCGCCTCCAGCGTCGCCTTCGGCCTCGCCCTCCTCATCCTCgcgcggcggcggctgcgggggGGGAGCACCGGTGAGcagggggggctgggggggaattggggtccggggggaatttggggttctgggggggggtcatggggggggggggattggGGCGGGAATTGGGGTCTGgggctgggggtttgggggtcatGGAGGGCTGGGGGGTTttcgggggtcccgggggggtcctgagggggtcCCGGCGGTGCTGAGGCCGTGCccctctccccccaccccccaggACACCCCGTGTATGAATTCTTCGTGGGGGGAGGAGCGGGGATCCCCCTGGAGCCCCCCGAGAATCTGAACTGGGAGCGTGTCGGGCTCTGTGCCTGGGTACGGGGGGAACTGGGGAAACTcggggggactggggggactgggagggactgggggggaccgGGAGGGAACTggaggggactggggggactgggagggaccgggagggactgggggggactggagggactgggagggaactggaggggactgggggggactgggagggaccgggagggactgggggggaactgggagggactgggagggactgggggggaactgggggggactgggggggaactgggggggaccgggagggactgggagggaactgggagggactgggggggactgggagggactggggggaactgggagcactgggagcagagcccaggggtTAATGAGCTCTtcccccctctgtcccccctgTTCCCCCCATCCCcgccccaatgtgtccccaatgtccccctgtcccccctttCCTGTCGCCCccgtgtccccaatgtgtccccccCAGTTCCTGGTGCTCTCCGCGgccctgggggagcagcagcgCCTTTGGGGCTCCCCCTCGCTGCCCCTGGCGCTCGTGGCGGCCGCGCAGGGGGGGGCGGTGCTGCGGCGGCTCAGGgtggggggcacggggggggcacggggggggcacggggggacCCCGGGGGGTGCAGTGGGGGGGGGTCTTGGGGTCTccaggggggttttggggtcccccgggggggggttggggtgttttgggggtattttggggtgtgTTTGGGAGTGGGGGGTGTGTTTGGTGTGTTTGGAGGCTTTTGGGGTGTgtttggggtggggtggggtacACCTGGGGGGGTCTCGGGGtgtgtttggggggtttttggggtgtctttGGGGTGGGGGTGGTTATGGGGTGTGCTTGGGTCTCCAGAGGATTGTTGGGGTCCCCtggggggtattttggggtgtgTTTGTGGGTGGGGGATCTGTGGGGGTCTCACCTCTCGCCCCTCTCCAGGAGCTGAGCGCGAGtcctgcccccggccccggggggTTCCTGGGGCTCTTTGGGGGTCTCGCCTGGGGCCCCTTCGGGGGTCCCCtccccgtgctgctgctgctgaggagaccccagcagggctggggggcgCCGGGGGGGCGGCCTGCGCAGGGCTCTACGGTGGGCATGGGGGATactggggcagctggggagtACTGGGGGGATTGGGAGGAATTTGGTTGAattgggggcatttggggggcactggaggagatttggggggaattggggggtactgggggcactggggggatttgggaggaactgggggatttgggggcaatTGGATGAGATTTGGGGGGCACTGGaagagattttggggggaattggggagatttggggtcaATGGGAGCACCAGGGATTAATTTGGGACTATTTGGGGGAATGGTGGCGGGGGGAGCAGGATGGGGGTGGGGCGGGTTCAGGGGaactggggggatttggggggggggggggtccctgaggAGCTCGGGGGGTCTCAGGGCAGGTTGGGGGGGCCCTGacatcccccctcccctcccgttcccccccagccctgggcttgTGGATCTTCCACGGCGCCACCACCCAGAGGAGCCTCTTCAGTCGCGACCCCCGAGACCCCCGGGTGGCCGGTGAGACCCCCCAGGGCCGGGACACCCAAACGGCCGCGGATCCCCAAATCTGGGACCCGCCAAACCCCTGTTCCACCCCCTCCCCAGGTCTCCCCACGGTCCCCACGGCCacggggcagctgctgctggccggGGGCTGGTGGGGGCTCGTGCGACGCCCCGATGACCTCGGGGAGCTGCTGATGGCCTTGGGCTGGACCCTGCCCTGCGGtgagaccccccaaaaccccgtGTCCCTCCCTCCCGGACACCTGAGCTCCCCAGAACCCCGTGTCCCTCCCTCCCGGACACTTGAGCCCCCCAGAACCCcgtgtccctccctgccagacacctgagcaccccaaaatcctgtgtcccccctgaccccccgtgtccccccaggtcTGTccccgccgctgctgctgctcctggcggGGACGGCGCTGCGGGAGCTCCGGGCTCTGGAGggggagcggcggcagcggcgccgCTTtgggggggcctgggggggccTGTGCCAGCGCGTGCCGCAccgcctgctgcccctgctctaCTGAGggccccccgggaccccccgggatCACCCACATTGCCTGTGGGACCCCCAaggccccccccccccatctaCTGAGGCACCTTCGGGACCCCCCCTCCCCAactctcatgtggttgtttctaattaatgtggttgtttctgattaatggccaatcacagtccggCTGTCCGGACTGTCccggtcagtcacaagcctgttatcattctttttctattcttagccagccttctgatgaaatcctattattttaatacagttttaatgtaatatatgtcataaaataataaattgagccttctgaaacatggagtcaatgTTCTCGTGTCTTCCCTCCTGTCCTGGGACCCCAGCAAGCACCACCACCTCCAACTCCCACCCCTCACCGTTTACTGGCACTGCCGGGACCGCTCCCATCAACTGAGggaccccctgggaccccccacaCCCGCCGAGAGTGGAGACGTTCATCAGTCCTGTCCCATAATGAGCAGCTTTTCTGGAAGTTCATTTGTCCTGTCCCTTAACGAGCAACTTTCCCGGACGTTAATCAGTCCTGTCCCTTAAGGAGCAGCTTTCCCAGTCCCGGTTCTCTGGACGTTCATCAGTCCTGTCCTTTGACCAGCGGATTCTCTCCCGGGCTGTTTCCTTGCCATCTGCCCATCTCAGTCCAGCTCCTCGATCAGCCGCCGACCCTGCACCCCCTTGTCAGCCGGGGGCGGCCGGGGACCCCTGAAACCCTCCTCAACCCCGTCCCTGACCAGCCAGGGTCCCCGatccccctgcccctccctgggggGCGGCCGGGACCCTCCCCAGAccttctccagcccctccctgatTTCGGCCACCGCCGCCTCCTCCGCGGCCACCTCGGCGTGAACCGCCCGCGCCTCCCGGGCGAGCTGGGCGAGCTCCTCGGGGGCGCCGCGGCTCCAGCTCAGCAGGAACCCGACCTTCCTGCGCGCCGCTCGGAAGCGGCTCCGCTCGGGGGGCGGCAGCGCCCGCGCTCCCGCCTTCAGCAGCCGCCACAGGTGCCACAAAGCCGCCGCCACGTCGGCGCCGGGGTCGCGACTATCGCGACCCTCCAGCAGCTGCGCCACGGCCAGGAACGCGCCGCTGTCGCCGAGCGGGCTCAGGGGCAGCCCCGCGGCGCGGGCGTCGCGCCGGGCGCTCAGCAGCGCCTCGGCCGTGCTGCCGAaggggcggcgggcgcggagcgCGGCCGCGGCGGAGATGGCGGCCGCGGGGAGCTCGGGCAGCAGCGTCTCGTCTCCGCCGTGCAGGCTCAGAGCGAAGGCGTAGCCGAAGAGCACGTTCGGCAGCTGGAACCGCACCAAGGGCGACGGGGCCGCGGCGCGGAGGGAGCTCAGCGGCGGCACCGAGGCCGGGACAGGCGGCGCGGGGCTGGGCCGGACTTCGCcgccctcctcatcctcctcctcctgctcgaCCCCCGAGCCGCCGCCGAGCACCTCCACTGGTCCCCGCCCGCGCCACCACCACGGCCGCCACTGCGGCAGCAGCGCCGCGGCCTCCCCGGAACTCAGCAGCTGCCGGAACCCGTCGCGCTCCGCCTCGCTGAGCTGCTCCCATAGCCCGCGACCCGCAGGCCGCGCTGGATCCCCGGGCTCGCGTAGTTCGCGCAGCccgggcggcgcggggccccGGGGGGGAGGATCGCGCTCGGCGCGCAGCGCCTCAAGAACCTGGTCGCGGTAAAAGGCCTCGGCGCAGGGGCCGTGGGCGCGGTAGCAGCGCAGGGAGCAGAGGCGGCGGTGACAGCGCGGGCACGTATAGGGCGCCGCGGAGGCGCTGCAGAGCCCACACGGAGCCTCCGCCACCTCCGCCGCCATGGCGGCGTCTAAAGCtgccgccggggccgggcccgcaACGCTCCGCCCCCCCGAGGCCATTGGATAATCAGGGCTCGCAGTCCGGGTGTCCCCGTCCCTTCATCGCTTTccgccgagctccgccgctcgggtTTTTCCGTCCCCGCTCGGCTCCTTTCGCTGACCGCGCTCTCTCCGCCGCTCGGGTTTTTCCGTCCCCGCTCGGCTCCTTTCGCTGACCGCGCTCTCTCCGCCATTCAGGCATCTCCGGCAGCACTCGGCTCTTTTCGCCGCCCACCTCCAAACCAGACCCGTTTCGCTGTGGCCAGTTAATTAACGCTCCCCCTAATTAGCTCCCTATGACAGAGCCTGCCAGGAGAGGAGGGACCAGGGCAGATGGTGCTCTGGGTGCGAGATGAGGGGGAAGGATGAGCGGGATCCCCAAggtaaaaattttttaaaattgcaggGAAAGGGCATTCCCcctcagtttaaaaaaatcgGACAATTATGGAAAAGGTGTTTGGCCCCTCCATTTAAACTCCTTTTCCACTCAAACCTCATCATTTTTCTGGGGTTAATAGGTTGCACTGGGGAGGGAGTGGGGGGTACTGGGGTGGAGCTGGGGTGGAACGGAGAGTACTGCAGCTGGACTGGGAGCGTGGAAAGAGAAGGGTCCCCCTGTGACCCCACACGCTGCCCCACCTGCTGAGGTGCTCCCCTCAGCACAAGGGTTTGTTGTAGGCGAGTAATGCCACGGCTGACTCTCACAATTACGGGGTGAACATTTTGGATGTGCTAGGAGAAGTTTTGAGGATGTATAGTCACATTTCCCTGCCCCTTGCATTGCCATCAGGGGATTTTCAGCCCTGAACACCTCGCTGTGAATGAtggctcttttttttctgcacaggAAGGAAAGATTTCCAAGCCAGTGTCTGCGAGAAATGTGATTTTAGGAGGCACAATCCCATTCCCTggacaccagcagcagcagcccctttCCACGGGACACAAAGGTTCCCGATGGCAGTTTGCAGGACATGTTttgcactgccagggcagccacggttttgttttgctgcagttttgctctgggaaatttggggtgccCCCTCCTAACCCTTACCTGCTGCCCTTTAGGGGTCTTTAGGAGCAAAGAGGTGGctccaggctggcacagagatgctgagaggaTGCAGTGGGGAACTTGAGGGTGACACaaggaggctgaggggcaggGGGTGCCTGAGGGTGCCAGGTGAGCCAGCCCTCACAACATGCCTAAACTCACCCTAAAAACCACCCCAACCAGTGGAGAGTGCATGGTGGAGGTTAGGGGGCCAAGGGCCAAGGTTGGGGGCCTTGAGGTGACACACAGACATTGCGGACTGAGGGGCACAGACAGGGGGCTTGACGCGGGGAGAGCTGGCATTGAGGTTTAGGGGCCTGTGGGCAGGAGTGGCTCCTGAAATTCGGCATTGTGCAGGGCGCCTCCCAAACCCAAGCTGCCACCACCATAAAGTCAGGCTGCTTTGTGAGTCTTAAGTGCCTCCTGCAAACCTTCCCTAGCTGTCCCTCGTTGTTAAGGGTTTTGATTGAGggaaaaatttctcttttttcattgCTGGAGGGATTTAAATTGAGGAGAATCCTACTTTTCACAATATTTTTTGAGAATAAATTGAAGGGCAGAATTGGTTTATTTGCCATTTAATCAGTTTCAGTGGAGATAACTGCCCTGGTTTCTCATTTTTACAGGTTCACTTGAAGGAAGCTCTGTCTTTTTCAACATTTTAAggatttaaaaattcatttttggGCACTTCTTTCTGTGCCTTTGGACCAGCTATCTCAGAGAAGGGTGAGTCTGGCATGTTCTTCTCTGCATGTGTGAGTGCATGCTGACTGGATGTAACCTTGtgtgtgtg
This genomic interval carries:
- the ZNHIT2 gene encoding zinc finger HIT domain-containing protein 2, with translation MASGGRSVAGPAPAAALDAAMAAEVAEAPCGLCSASAAPYTCPRCHRRLCSLRCYRAHGPCAEAFYRDQVLEALRAERDPPPRGPAPPGLRELREPGDPARPAGRGLWEQLSEAERDGFRQLLSSGEAAALLPQWRPWWWRGRGPVEVLGGGSGVEQEEEDEEGGEVRPSPAPPVPASVPPLSSLRAAAPSPLVRFQLPNVLFGYAFALSLHGGDETLLPELPAAAISAAAALRARRPFGSTAEALLSARRDARAAGLPLSPLGDSGAFLAVAQLLEGRDSRDPGADVAAALWHLWRLLKAGARALPPPERSRFRAARRKVGFLLSWSRGAPEELAQLAREARAVHAEVAAEEAAVAEIREGLEKVWGGSRPPPREGQGDRGPWLVRDGVEEGFRGPRPPPADKGVQGRRLIEELD